The following proteins are encoded in a genomic region of bacterium:
- a CDS encoding CBS domain-containing protein, giving the protein MTTFFEKSVGEVMTTNLLTIDIKQRVSEAVVMLNEHKVGILLVTLKGKIFGMISETDIVRKVVAEGLIPEEVSIEKLVSRPPVSIAIETSISEAYYAMACWKVRHLLVTDKGKEVGLISVRDILYPRES; this is encoded by the coding sequence ATGACTACTTTTTTTGAAAAATCGGTGGGCGAGGTAATGACCACCAATCTCTTGACTATTGACATTAAGCAGCGGGTAAGTGAGGCCGTGGTTATGCTGAATGAGCATAAGGTGGGCATTCTTTTGGTTACTTTAAAAGGGAAGATTTTTGGTATGATCTCTGAAACGGATATAGTGCGTAAGGTTGTGGCTGAAGGACTTATCCCTGAAGAGGTATCTATTGAGAAACTGGTAAGCAGACCACCGGTTTCAATTGCTATTGAGACGTCTATTTCTGAGGCCTACTACGCTATGGCCTGCTGGAAGGTGCGACATCTTTTGGTGACCGATAAAGGAAAAGAGGTCGGCCTTATCTCTGTGCGGGACATTTTATATCCCAGGGAGTCA